From one Brevundimonas sp. PAMC22021 genomic stretch:
- a CDS encoding M1 family metallopeptidase gives MTVSAVRTLTLAASVLALAACATPPPPTPVPPAPRESTPFTLATDQPRPAEQLAMRFDKADLAIRVIPQDQAIDAVAVLDFTATAPLDRLVVELDTLLTISSVQVDGQEVPPDRWSNPEGRLTVDLPQTLPSGRSAALRIAYAGKPRVAPRAPWDGGFVWSTAPSGEPWIATAVQGEGCDLFWPCIDHPHGEPARVDLHITVPSNLAAPSNGRFLGKVDHGDGWSTWNWSAKRPNTYAVALNIGPYERVASEYRSRFGNTLPLQYWHLKSDDPTQVQALFAELPLMLDFFESTVGPYPFGDEKVGVVETPHLGMEHQTINAYGNGYKLDGRGYDWLMQHEFAHEWFGNQLTNENADDMWLHEGLGSYMQPLYARWLNGERYMQRELANQREGLINKFPVVSGAPKTEDEVYFGGTGPGNDIYSKGSLIAHSLRMLIGDAAFKEAVTRLVYGRPDPRPGAFEPLYRSTPDFLRIVNEVTGKDYGWFFRGYLYQAALPVLNQTREGDRLSLSWTSGDGAPFPMPVEVEIDGRVQTLAMTGGRGSVTVPAGAHVLIDPQNKVLRQLDFVDDYQAWREAERRRRAAARTGD, from the coding sequence ATGACCGTATCCGCTGTGCGCACATTGACGCTGGCCGCCTCGGTGCTGGCGCTCGCCGCCTGCGCCACCCCGCCGCCGCCCACTCCGGTTCCGCCCGCGCCGCGCGAATCGACGCCCTTCACCCTCGCCACCGACCAGCCGCGGCCGGCCGAGCAGCTGGCCATGCGGTTCGACAAGGCGGACTTGGCGATCCGCGTGATCCCGCAGGACCAGGCCATCGACGCCGTGGCCGTGCTGGACTTCACCGCCACCGCGCCGCTCGACCGGCTGGTCGTCGAGCTGGACACGCTGTTGACCATCTCCTCGGTGCAGGTGGACGGACAGGAGGTCCCGCCCGACCGCTGGTCGAACCCGGAGGGGCGGCTGACGGTGGACTTGCCGCAGACCCTGCCCTCCGGACGATCCGCAGCCCTTCGCATCGCCTACGCCGGCAAGCCGCGCGTCGCGCCTCGTGCGCCGTGGGACGGCGGCTTTGTCTGGTCGACCGCGCCGTCGGGCGAGCCCTGGATCGCGACCGCCGTTCAGGGCGAGGGCTGCGACCTGTTCTGGCCCTGCATCGACCATCCGCACGGCGAGCCCGCGCGCGTCGACCTGCACATCACCGTGCCGTCGAACCTGGCCGCGCCATCCAACGGCCGCTTCCTGGGCAAGGTGGATCACGGCGACGGCTGGTCGACCTGGAACTGGTCGGCCAAGCGGCCGAACACCTATGCGGTGGCCCTGAACATCGGCCCCTACGAGCGGGTGGCCAGCGAGTACCGGAGCCGGTTCGGCAACACCCTGCCGCTGCAGTACTGGCACCTGAAGAGCGACGATCCCACGCAGGTCCAGGCCCTGTTCGCCGAACTGCCGCTGATGCTGGACTTCTTTGAATCGACTGTCGGGCCCTATCCCTTCGGCGACGAAAAGGTCGGCGTGGTCGAGACGCCGCACCTGGGCATGGAACACCAGACGATCAACGCCTATGGCAATGGCTACAAGCTGGACGGGCGCGGCTACGACTGGCTGATGCAGCACGAGTTCGCCCACGAGTGGTTCGGCAACCAGCTGACCAATGAGAACGCCGACGACATGTGGCTGCACGAGGGATTGGGCAGCTACATGCAGCCGCTCTACGCCCGATGGCTGAACGGCGAACGCTACATGCAGCGCGAACTCGCCAATCAGCGCGAAGGCCTGATCAACAAATTCCCCGTGGTGTCCGGCGCGCCCAAGACCGAGGACGAAGTCTATTTCGGCGGAACGGGCCCGGGCAACGACATCTATTCCAAGGGATCGCTGATCGCGCACTCGCTGCGGATGCTGATCGGCGACGCGGCGTTCAAGGAGGCGGTGACGCGGCTGGTCTATGGTCGTCCCGATCCGCGTCCGGGCGCTTTTGAGCCGCTGTACCGCTCGACGCCCGACTTCCTGCGCATCGTCAACGAGGTGACGGGCAAGGATTACGGCTGGTTCTTCCGGGGCTACCTGTACCAGGCGGCCTTGCCGGTGCTGAACCAGACGCGCGAGGGCGACCGGCTGAGCCTGTCGTGGACCAGCGGCGACGGCGCTCCCTTCCCGATGCCGGTGGAGGTCGAGATCGACGGGCGCGTGCAGACGCTGGCCATGACGGGCGGGCGGGGCTCGGTGACCGTTCCGGCGGGCGCGCACGTGCTGATCGACCCGCAGAACAAGGTGCTGCGCCAGCTCGACTTCGTCGACGACTACCAGGCCTGGCGCGAGGCCGAGCGCCGGAGGCGCGCGGCCGCGAGGACCGGCGACTAG
- a CDS encoding biliverdin-producing heme oxygenase, producing MIASPVLHALRAATGPAHDALETQARIEPRLADRRTRGALVADFHRFHAGLEAAAHPLIADLDEGFRVRSRAEGIAHDLRDLGVLTPPMRPMTPPASVGEALGRVYVAEGSMLGGRIIRRRLAAQGIDLTGLAFLDPWGDDTGARWRGFIAAMERACATGAADMDAVVRGGLHGFAFAERALADRCGTETPVD from the coding sequence ATGATCGCCTCCCCGGTCCTGCACGCCCTTCGCGCCGCGACGGGCCCGGCTCACGACGCGCTGGAAACCCAGGCCCGGATCGAGCCTCGCTTGGCGGACCGCCGCACGCGCGGGGCGCTGGTGGCCGACTTTCACCGGTTCCATGCGGGGCTCGAGGCTGCGGCCCATCCACTGATCGCAGACCTGGACGAGGGTTTCCGGGTCCGCTCGCGTGCGGAAGGGATTGCGCACGACCTGCGTGACCTGGGCGTTCTCACACCGCCCATGCGGCCGATGACGCCGCCAGCCTCGGTCGGCGAGGCGCTGGGCCGGGTCTATGTGGCGGAGGGCTCGATGCTGGGCGGCCGCATCATCCGCCGCCGGCTGGCCGCGCAGGGGATCGATCTGACCGGCCTGGCGTTTCTCGATCCCTGGGGCGACGACACGGGCGCGCGCTGGCGCGGCTTCATCGCCGCCATGGAGCGCGCCTGCGCCACGGGCGCCGCCGATATGGACGCGGTGGTGCGTGGAGGGCTACACGGGTTTGCCTTCGCCGAGCGCGCCCTCGCCGATCGATGTGGAACGGAGACGCCGGTTGACTGA
- a CDS encoding histidine kinase dimerization/phosphoacceptor domain -containing protein: MTDAAVQLEPLLNDCDREPIHIPQAIQPHGFLLALERGSLLAVEGAGDIEGLTGVRAWQDQPVDLVLGDGLGRKLREMIRGGETGFVDRWRGVNRIDYDVIMHHVGDRTVVEVEQSSQAARLGIELVGRLDTAGAALERAASVQAVCEVAAEAFRKLTGFDRIMIYRFLDDDAGHVVAEAREETSSSFLNHHFPATDIPRQARALYVRNPVRVIPDAAYAPQPLRGGEGRPPLDMSDCGLRSVSPIHLQYLKNMGVRASASVSIVVDDALWGLIACHNERPKLLPYELRVASTTLARNLARQIKARAEAELYRERVRLRRLEDELLAALPAERPLVDGLGQRSQALLNLVAADGVAIVQDGRTQTFGRCPPTDAIDYLDGWVSQQPGLRPVASNSLSAVLPQAAAWTAHASGLLAVRVSSERPLSLLWFRSEIPETIRWAGDPSTAVKSNTRGVLTPRASFEDYTETVRGRARRWDAAAVESAARLRDALLDFSAVSQLRRMNQSLQASLTERDLRLEQQQYLIREVNHRVQNSLTLVSSFLGLQAREQTDRVAAAALQEARQRVRAVSAVHTRLYQDTQSVSVDLARYVDDLIEDLGASTGPEWRDAIETQLAPISVESGRSVTIGLILTELIINSQKYAYDGAVGSVCIQLSEPEAGVLRLSVQDRGRGGHQSGAGFGSMMIQSLVGQLGGTLDYYDRSPGLEAVLRARIDALT, encoded by the coding sequence TTGACTGACGCCGCAGTGCAGCTCGAGCCCCTTCTAAACGATTGCGATCGGGAGCCGATCCACATCCCGCAGGCCATCCAGCCGCACGGCTTCCTGCTGGCGCTGGAACGCGGATCCCTGTTGGCGGTCGAGGGCGCCGGCGACATCGAAGGCCTGACGGGCGTCCGGGCCTGGCAGGACCAGCCCGTCGATCTGGTGCTGGGCGACGGCCTGGGGCGCAAGCTGCGCGAGATGATCCGGGGCGGCGAGACGGGCTTCGTGGACCGCTGGCGCGGGGTCAACCGGATCGATTACGACGTGATCATGCACCACGTCGGCGACCGCACCGTGGTCGAGGTGGAGCAGTCCTCCCAGGCCGCGCGGCTGGGCATCGAACTGGTCGGACGCCTCGACACGGCCGGCGCGGCGCTGGAACGCGCGGCCTCGGTCCAGGCGGTGTGCGAGGTCGCCGCCGAGGCGTTCCGCAAGTTGACCGGCTTCGACCGGATCATGATCTACCGCTTCCTCGACGATGACGCCGGCCATGTGGTGGCCGAGGCGCGCGAGGAGACCTCGTCGTCGTTCCTGAACCACCACTTCCCGGCGACCGACATCCCGCGCCAGGCCCGCGCGCTTTATGTGCGCAATCCGGTGCGGGTCATTCCCGACGCCGCCTATGCGCCGCAGCCGCTGCGCGGCGGCGAAGGCCGACCGCCATTGGACATGAGCGACTGCGGCCTGCGCAGCGTCTCGCCCATCCATCTGCAGTATCTGAAGAACATGGGCGTGCGCGCTTCGGCTTCGGTGTCCATCGTCGTCGATGACGCCCTGTGGGGGCTGATCGCCTGCCACAACGAGCGACCCAAGCTGCTGCCCTACGAACTGCGCGTCGCCTCCACCACCCTGGCCCGCAATCTCGCGCGCCAGATCAAGGCCCGCGCCGAAGCCGAACTGTACCGAGAGCGGGTGCGCCTGCGCCGGCTGGAGGACGAACTGCTGGCCGCCCTGCCCGCCGAACGGCCGCTGGTCGACGGGCTGGGCCAACGCTCGCAGGCGCTGCTGAACCTGGTCGCCGCCGATGGCGTGGCCATTGTCCAGGACGGCCGCACCCAGACCTTTGGCCGCTGCCCGCCAACTGACGCGATCGACTATCTGGACGGCTGGGTCTCTCAACAGCCCGGCCTGCGTCCGGTCGCCAGCAACAGCCTGTCCGCCGTCCTGCCCCAGGCCGCGGCCTGGACCGCGCACGCCAGCGGCCTGCTGGCGGTTCGGGTCAGCAGCGAGCGGCCGCTGTCGCTCCTGTGGTTCCGTTCCGAGATCCCCGAGACCATCCGCTGGGCGGGCGATCCGTCGACGGCGGTCAAGTCGAACACGCGCGGCGTCCTGACGCCCCGCGCCTCGTTCGAAGACTATACGGAGACCGTGCGGGGCCGCGCCCGGCGGTGGGACGCGGCGGCGGTGGAATCGGCGGCTCGGCTACGCGACGCCCTGCTGGATTTCAGCGCGGTCAGCCAGTTGCGCCGCATGAACCAGTCGCTGCAGGCCAGCCTGACCGAGCGCGACCTCCGGCTCGAGCAGCAGCAATACCTGATCCGCGAGGTCAACCACCGGGTTCAGAACAGCCTGACGCTGGTCTCCAGCTTCCTGGGATTGCAGGCGCGTGAACAGACCGACCGGGTCGCCGCCGCCGCCCTGCAGGAGGCGCGCCAGCGCGTACGCGCGGTGTCGGCCGTTCATACCCGTCTCTATCAGGACACCCAGTCCGTCTCGGTCGATCTGGCCCGCTACGTCGATGATCTGATCGAAGACCTCGGCGCATCCACCGGGCCCGAGTGGCGTGACGCCATCGAAACCCAGCTGGCGCCGATCAGCGTTGAATCCGGCCGTTCGGTCACGATCGGCCTGATCCTGACCGAGCTGATCATCAATTCGCAAAAGTATGCATATGACGGTGCCGTGGGCTCGGTCTGCATCCAGTTGTCAGAACCCGAGGCCGGGGTGCTGCGCCTTTCGGTTCAGGACAGGGGCAGAGGCGGGCATCAATCGGGCGCCGGCTTCGGCTCCATGATGATACAAAGCCTCGTCGGCCAACTCGGCGGGACGCTGGACTACTACGACCGCTCGCCCGGGCTGGAGGCGGTGCTGCGGGCCCGCATCGACGCGCTGACCTGA
- a CDS encoding VanZ family protein gives MLTPRRLVHIARLIFLIGVAVLAVLVLGPFQGLEERIGLTDKSAHVIAFYLLGVATLAIAPKWRRTDLMLALLGAGVLIEVLQGFTGRSMSLSDLGADALGLAAAAAPGFVEQLRRLARRHPDLSFAEIAALDRRRTRRAEAPITGARPEGKIN, from the coding sequence ATGCTGACCCCGCGCCGCCTCGTTCACATCGCCCGGCTGATCTTTCTGATCGGCGTCGCCGTCCTGGCCGTTCTGGTGCTTGGCCCGTTCCAGGGTCTCGAGGAACGGATCGGCCTGACCGACAAGTCCGCCCATGTGATCGCCTTTTACCTGCTGGGTGTCGCCACCCTCGCCATCGCGCCGAAATGGCGACGCACGGACCTGATGCTGGCCCTTCTGGGCGCAGGCGTGCTGATCGAGGTGTTGCAGGGCTTCACCGGCCGGTCGATGTCGCTGAGCGATCTGGGCGCCGACGCCCTGGGCCTGGCGGCGGCGGCCGCGCCGGGCTTTGTCGAACAGCTGCGCCGCCTGGCCCGCCGCCACCCCGACCTGTCCTTCGCCGAGATCGCCGCGCTGGACCGTCGCCGCACCCGCCGCGCCGAGGCGCCGATCACCGGCGCGCGGCCGGAGGGCAAGATCAACTAG